In a genomic window of Brassica rapa cultivar Chiifu-401-42 chromosome A10, CAAS_Brap_v3.01, whole genome shotgun sequence:
- the LOC103845234 gene encoding 26S proteasome non-ATPase regulatory subunit 9 codes for MLLRPSVAKESLDSVERSDQIDRREDMGGANLKAETMALMDKRAAMETEMNSIVERLCNPGGPGLSGNLVDSEGFPREDIDIPAVRAQRRRLAELRNEHSEITDKINVNIQILHSVRPTSRASSAKDSGPQERSLPGEVASLSASMQTSGFTVTSRAMDMDSVTSIPFAMVDEITESSPAAEDGLQLGDQVVKFGNVEGGDNLLPRLAAEAQANQGQAVSVGVIRQGAKLDLSVTPRVWQGRGLLGCHFRLV; via the exons TTTGGATTCGGTGGAAAGATCAGATCAGATCGATCGGAGGGAAGATATGGGGGGCGCGAATCTGAAAGCGGAGACGATGGCTCTGATGGATAAGAGAGCTGCCATGGAGACGGAAATGAACTCGATCGTGGAACGTCTCTGCAATCCCGGTGGTCCTGGTCTCTCCGGCAACCTCGTCGACTCGGAG GGGTTCCCTCGGGAAGATATCGACATTCCGGCGGTTAGAGCTCAGCGCCGTCGTCTTGCTG AGTTACGAAATGAGCACAGCGAGATAACGGACAAGATCAATGTGAACATTCAAATTCTTCATTCAGTGAGGCCTACGTCCAGAGCTTCATCTGCGAAAGATTCAG GTCCACAAGAAAGAAGTTTGCCAGGTGAAGTGGCTTCCTTATCTGCCTCCATGCAGACATCTGGCTTCACTGTTACTTCCCGTGCCATGGATATGGATTCGGTTACTAGTATTCCCTTTGCCATGGTTGATGAGATAACCGAGTCATCTCCAGCAGCGGAGGATGGGTTACAGCTTGGAGATCAGGTTGTTAAATTCGGCAACGTGGAAGGTGGTGACAATCTGTTGCCTAGGCTTGCCGCTGAAGCTCAAGCTAACCAGGGACAAGCAGTTTCTGTGGGAGTTATAAGGCAAGGTGCGAAACTTGATTTATCTGTGACCCCGAGGGTATGGCAAGGCAGAGGTCTATTGGG GTGCCATTTCCGTTTGGTATGA
- the LOC103845235 gene encoding ubiquitin carboxyl-terminal hydrolase 23 isoform X2, producing the protein MEIQTDQDGSCAAVSSSSASAVFRKIEFHLARKPFNGFSSRGSDFKMETLNPSSSSNNRAFSLSSVKKVDGPDSLDRELTFTKTIRKIGAGLENLGNTCYLNSVLQCLTYTEPLAAYLQDVAHEQRCRVAGFCALCAMQRHVRIALQSTGRSLAPKYLVSNLRCVSQNFRKCRQEDAHEYMINLLECMHKCCLASGVPSESSDAYRSSLVHKIFGGSLRSQVKCAQCSHCSDKFDPFLDLSLDISRADSLQRALLRFTAVELLDNGSKVYQCERCKQKVKAVKQLTVFKAPSVLTVHLKRFEAYRSEKIDKKVEFPPAIDMKPFVSGPYEGNLKYTLYGVLVHCGGSIHSGHYYCFVRTSSGMWYSLDDNEVIQASEKTVFNQKAYMLFYVRDRQNTAPKNPVTVAKKETSKESVAVNRTSLIVSSNRNDQVNGSTVIKACSLNATVANGTTPLRACDKGSPACLTTPKDVNAKDPPSSVEGKEILEGQNGTAPVKSNDQGAPAVLIQKDKENPKDPLSSVEAKEILKMENSTAPPSESRDQGAPAVLTQNELSVVAANVTSPLRSCEQGAPAVLTPKDLNAKETQTNPPSSVERKENLERPCDVGAPVVLTQKDLINNNKTLQKEESLPQANGEGSLVKEDSKAACTMMPGKASPLLDDSTNTQILVNLPTSLGKAENSVDEKKSANNLNESDTSLKVKNDNSPMEEAVLDNQTLVHQSDESATESIKQTSVEETFTTPRKTRKRNMKTVQVGLSSFKLALGVRKKRGRSRTLAVKGTSESKKRATDLERSTPLITSKAASSGSAYKHGKGKSVSVDNERIMTSNGNMLLASPIVELKERTNQNGAVLASDQQQPLKSSDLSEASQNAKRKRDNSKEEQILSQKEQVTILTRGLPETVVGG; encoded by the exons ATGGAGATCCAGACGGATCAAGACGGATCTTGCGCCGCCGTTTCGTCCTCTTCCGCCTCCGCCGTTTTCAGAAAGATCGAGTTCCACCTCGCGAGGAAACCCTTCAACGGCTTCTCTAGCCGCGGCTCCGATTTCAAGATGGAGACTTTGAATCCCTCCTCCTCTTCTAACAACAGAGCCTTCTCGTTATCGTCCGTTAAGAAGGTGGACGGTCCCGATTCGTTGGATCGGGAGCTTACTTTCACCAAAACCATCCGCAAAATC GGTGCTGGTTTGGAGAATCTCGGGAACACATGTTATCTTAACTCTGTGTTGCAATGTTTGACGTACACTGAGCCTTTAGCTGCTTACCTGCAAGACGTCGCGCATGAGCAACGCT GCCGTGTGGCGGGGTTTTGTGCTTTATGTGCAATGCAGAGGCATGTCAGGATTGCTCTTCAATCTACTGGCAGAAGCTTAGCACCTAAGTATTTGGTCTCTAACCTGCGAT GCGTATCACAAAACTTCAGGAAATGTAGGCAGGAAGATGCACATGAGTACATGATCAATTTGCTGGAGTGTATGCACAAGTGTTGTCTGGCTTCTGGTGTACCAAGTGAATCCTCTGATGCTTACAGGAGCAGCTTGGTACATAAAATTTTTGGTGGTAGCCTCCGTAGTCAG gtGAAATGTGCACAGTGTTCCCATTGTTCCGACAAGTTTGATCCATTTCTTGACCTGAGCCTAGACATTTCGAGGGCGGATTCATTGCAGAGAGCACTTTTACGTTTCACTGCGGTTGAGCTCTTAGATAATGGTTCAAAGGTTTACCAGTGTGAAAGATGCAAGCAGAAAGTTAAGGCTGTTAAACAGCTTACTGTTTTTAAAGCCCCTTCTGTTCTGACTGTACACCTGAAGCGGTTTGAAGCGTATAGATCCGAAAAAATCGACAAGAAAGTCGAGTTTCCCCCTGCGATCGACATGAAACCTTTCGTCAGTGGTCCATAT GAAGGTAATTTGAAGTACACTCTATATGGTGTGTTAGTTCATTGTGGTGGAAGTATCCATTCTGGTCACTACTACTGCTTTGTTCGCACTTCAAGTGGCATGTGGTATTCCCTTGATGATAACGAG GTTATCCAAGCTAGTGAGAAGACTGTGTTCAACCAGAAGGCGTATATGCTTTTCTATGTTCGCGATAGACAAAATACAGCCCCAAAGAATCCAGTTACCGTGGCTAAGAAAGAAACTTCCAAAGAGAGCGTCGCCGTAAACAGAACTTCTTTGATTGTATCTTCTAACAGAAATGATCAAGTTAATGGTTCAACAGTCATCAAAGCATGTAGTTTAAACGCTACTGTTGCCAACGGTACAACACCCTTGAGAGCGTGTGATAAAGGTTCGCCTGCTTGCTTGACCACCCCAAAAGATGTGAATGCGAAAGATCCCCCAAGCAGTGTGGAGGGGAAAGAGATCCTGGAGGGGCAAAATGGTACAGCACCTGTGAAATCAAATGATCAAGGTGCTCCTGCTGTCTTAATTCAAAAAGATAAAGAGAATCCGAAAGATCCCCTGAGCAGTGTGGAGGCAAAAGAGATCCTTAAGATGGAAAATAGTACAGCACCACCCTCGGAATCACGTGATCAAGGTGCTCCTGCTGTCCTTACCCAAAACGAGTTAAGCGTTGTTGCTGCCAATGTTACATCACCCTTGAGGTCATGTGAACAAGGTGCTCCTGCTGTCTTGACTCCAAAAGATTTAAATGCCAAAGAGACTCAGACAAATCCCCCAAGCAGTGTGGAGAGAAAAGAGAACCTTGAGAGACCCTGTGATGTAGGTGCTCCTGTAGTCTTAACTCAGAaagatttaattaataataacaagACCCTTCAGAAGGAAGAGTCACTTCCACAGGCTAATGGGGAAGGATCTTTGGTAAAGGAGGATTCAAAGGCTGCATGCACAATGATGCCAGGAAAGGCTTCTCCTCTCCTGGACGACAGCACAAACACTCAAATTCTTGTGAATTTGCCTACTTCTCTGGGTAAAGCTGAAAATAGCGTTGACGAGAAGAAATCTGCTAATAATTTGAACGAGTCTGACACTTCACTTAAG GTTAAAAATGATAATTCACCTATGGAAGAAGCTGTTCTTGATAATCAGACTTTGGTACATCAGTCGGATGAATCGGCAACAGAATCAATAAAGCAAACTTCTGTTGAGGAGACCTTCACCACACCAAGAAAGACTCGCAAGCGTAACATGAAAACCGTGCAGGTGGGGTTATCATCTTTCAAGCTGGCACTTGGCGTTCGCAAAAAAAGGGGAAGATCAAGAACCTTAGCTGTTAAGGGTACTTCGGAGTCCAAGAAAAGAGCTACAGATCTAGAGCGTTCCACTCCACTGATTACTAGCAAAGCTGCTTCTTCTGGCTCTGCTTACAAGCATGGGAAGGGTAAAAGTGTCAGTGTCGATAATGAAAGGATAATGACTAGTAATGGGAATATGCTGCTTGCCTCTCCAATCGTAGAGCTGAAGGAGAGAACTAATCAAAATGGTGCCGTTCTTGCGTCAGACCAACAACAACCGTTGAAGAGTTCGGACTTGTCTGAAGCAAGCCAAAACGCCAAAAGAAAGAGAGACAATTCAAAAGAAGAACAAATATTGTCACAGAAAGAACAGGTGACCATTCTCACGAGGGGTTTGCCAGAGACCGTTg TTGGTGGATAA
- the LOC103845236 gene encoding uncharacterized protein LOC103845236 → MEGNHSEPDLGVPSSQRSVRRKDDIAWRYITERTEQNGKKTLICDFCQKESGGGGINRMKQHLAGIRGNIDSCTKVSAEVQFQMKQSLKENEDKNKEKRGIPLDDINIVADMNADGQGIHSQPSVTQTKKRNRGGDLHGFFKTGLSDPTQPSIKASIQSKEKVHDADMAVALWFYDACIPMNAVNSPFFPVMLSKAASLGHGYTGPSYHALRVGLLRDAKKHVSLIVESFRSTWASTGCTLMGDGWKDTRKRPLINFLVYCPKGVTFIKSVDASDVYTNAENLCNLFDEMVEMVGSENVVHLVTDNAPNYKASGRLLAERYPNISWSPCAAHCMNLILEDVGNMPNVKELVSAVSKVTIFVYNHKSTLNFLRKRQGWREIIRPGETRFATTFIALQSAYAHKDDLQALVVDQEFRQFLKTEKARCVKAVVLDENMWAHCLLIVRIMAPMIRLLRICDTDEKPSLPYVYEGMYRARLGIKKIFGKKKELYKPYTRIIKNRWDRMLRHDLHAAAYFFNPAFMYDQKNFSKKPEILKGMLNLMEKQKGSDRTKIFEGMTMYREREKSFSHSSALSCSKTTRPDEWWKFFGYDVPVLQKLAIRILSQTASSSGCERNWSVFERIHTKRRNRLEHQRLNDLVYVHYNLRLQDRFSKRKRSYDPIDYESIDKTEFWVVEESGEAELDYDELENALTEENPKDGEDATSETLNLNGRYIFFYTTCFFWL, encoded by the exons ATGGAGGGGAATCATTCAGAACCAGATTTAGGCGTACCTTCTTCTCAACGTTCAGTTCGTCGTAAAGATGACATAGCTTGGAGATATATAACAGAACGGACTGAGCAGAATGGGAAGAAAACTTTGATTTGTGACTTCTGTCAGAAAGAGAGCGGAGGTGGAGGCATTAACAGAATGAAACAACATTTAGCTGGGATAAGAGGAAACATAGATTCATGTACCAAAGTTTCTGCAGAAGTTCAGTTTCAGATGAAGCAATCATTGAAAGaaaatgaagacaaaaataagGAAAAGAGAGGCATACCACTTGATGATATAAACATTGTTGCTGATATGAATGCTGATGGACAAGGCATTCATTCTCAGCCATCTGTTACTCAAACCAAAAAGAGAAACAGAGGTGGAGATTTACATGGGTTTTTTAAAACAGGCCTGAGTGATCCTACTCAACCAAGTATAAAGGCATCTATACAAAGCAAGGAGAAGGTGCATGATGCTGATATGGCTGTTGCTTTATGGTTTTATGATGCTTGCATTCCCATGAACGCTGTGAACTCTCCATTCTTTCCAGTTATGTTAAGCAAAGCTGCTAGTTTAGGACATGGATATACTGGTCCTTCGTATCATGCTTTGAGGGTTGGGTTATTAAGAGATGCAAAAAAACATGTATCTTTGATCGTTGAATCATTTAGAAGCACGTGGGCTAGCACCGGCTGTACCTTGATGGGAGATGGATGGAAAGACACTAGAAAAAGACCACTGATCAATTTTTTAGTGTACTGTCCAAAAGGAGTTACGTTCATCAAGTCGGTTGATGCATCTGATGTATACACAAATGCAGAGaatttgtgtaatttatttgaTGAGATGGTGGAAATGGTTGGCTCTGAAAATGTGGTTCATTTAGTGACTGATAATGCGCCTAACTACAAGGCTTCAGGTAGACTACTTGCGGAGAGATATCCAAATATTTCTTGGTCTCCATGTGCAGCTCATTGCATGAATTTAATATTGGAGGATGTGGGAAACATGCCTAATGTTAAAGAGTTAGTTTCTGCTGTATCAAAGGTAACTATCTTTGTCTACAATCATAAgtcaactttaaattttttgaggAAGAGGCAAGGTTGGAGGGAAATCATTCGTCCAGGAGAAACCCGATTTGCTACCACTTTTATAGCCCTTCAGAGTGCATATGCACATAAAGATGACTTACAAGCTTTGGTAGTAGATCAAGAGTTCAGACAGTTTCTGAAAACAGAGAAAGCAAGATGTGTCAAGGCTGTTGTTTTGGATGAAAACATGTGGGCGCATTGTTTGTTGATCGTAAGGATTATGGCTCCAATGATACGCTTGTTGCGTATTTGTGATACTGATGAGAAGCCATCATTACCATATGTCTATGAAGGAATGTATCGAGCACGTTTAGGCATCAAGAAGATATTTGGAAAAAAGAAGGAATTGTATAAGCCTTATACAAGGATCATAAAGAACAGGTGGGATAGAATGTTGCGCCATGATCTTCATGCTGCAGCATACTTCTTCAATCCAGCTTTCATGTATGATcaaaagaacttttcaaaaaagcCTGAGATATTGAAAGGGATGTTAAATTTGATGGAAAAACAAAAAGGGTCTGACAGAACAAAGATCTTTGAGGGGATGACAATGTATAGAGAACGTGAGAAAAGCTTCTCACATTCATCAGCTTTAAGTTGTTCGAAAACCACTCGTCCTG ATGAGTGGTGGAAGTTCTTTGGATATGATGTTCCTGTTTTGCAGAAGCTAGCAATTCGAATTCTTAGCCAAACTGCATCTTCATCGGGCTGTGAACGTAATTGGTCTGTGTTTGAAAGAATTCACACAAAAAGGAGGAATAGATTGGAACATCAAAGACTCAATGATCTTGTCTACGTTCATTACAATTTGCGCCTGCAAGATAG GTTCTCAAAAAGAAAGAGGTCATATGATCCAATTGATTATGAGTCCATTGATAAAACTGAGTTCTGGGTAGTAGAAGAAAGTGGAGAAGCTGAACTAGATTATGATGAACTTGAGAATGCACTTACTGAAGAAAACCCAAAAGATGGAGAAGATGCAACTTCTGAAACCTTGAACTTGAACGGTAGATACATCTTCTTTTATACGACATGTTTTTTTTGGCTATGA
- the LOC103845235 gene encoding ubiquitin carboxyl-terminal hydrolase 23 isoform X1, producing MEIQTDQDGSCAAVSSSSASAVFRKIEFHLARKPFNGFSSRGSDFKMETLNPSSSSNNRAFSLSSVKKVDGPDSLDRELTFTKTIRKIGAGLENLGNTCYLNSVLQCLTYTEPLAAYLQDVAHEQRCRVAGFCALCAMQRHVRIALQSTGRSLAPKYLVSNLRCVSQNFRKCRQEDAHEYMINLLECMHKCCLASGVPSESSDAYRSSLVHKIFGGSLRSQVKCAQCSHCSDKFDPFLDLSLDISRADSLQRALLRFTAVELLDNGSKVYQCERCKQKVKAVKQLTVFKAPSVLTVHLKRFEAYRSEKIDKKVEFPPAIDMKPFVSGPYEGNLKYTLYGVLVHCGGSIHSGHYYCFVRTSSGMWYSLDDNEVIQASEKTVFNQKAYMLFYVRDRQNTAPKNPVTVAKKETSKESVAVNRTSLIVSSNRNDQVNGSTVIKACSLNATVANGTTPLRACDKGSPACLTTPKDVNAKDPPSSVEGKEILEGQNGTAPVKSNDQGAPAVLIQKDKENPKDPLSSVEAKEILKMENSTAPPSESRDQGAPAVLTQNELSVVAANVTSPLRSCEQGAPAVLTPKDLNAKETQTNPPSSVERKENLERPCDVGAPVVLTQKDLINNNKTLQKEESLPQANGEGSLVKEDSKAACTMMPGKASPLLDDSTNTQILVNLPTSLGKAENSVDEKKSANNLNESDTSLKVKNDNSPMEEAVLDNQTLVHQSDESATESIKQTSVEETFTTPRKTRKRNMKTVQVGLSSFKLALGVRKKRGRSRTLAVKGTSESKKRATDLERSTPLITSKAASSGSAYKHGKGKSVSVDNERIMTSNGNMLLASPIVELKERTNQNGAVLASDQQQPLKSSDLSEASQNAKRKRDNSKEEQILSQKEQVTILTRGLPETVVAKWDEEVSASKKMGSSEGTRIGYVADEWDEEYDRGKKKKIRIKEEMYVGPNPFQAFASKKQQTDTKKKWSQGRNTAKTGFRI from the exons ATGGAGATCCAGACGGATCAAGACGGATCTTGCGCCGCCGTTTCGTCCTCTTCCGCCTCCGCCGTTTTCAGAAAGATCGAGTTCCACCTCGCGAGGAAACCCTTCAACGGCTTCTCTAGCCGCGGCTCCGATTTCAAGATGGAGACTTTGAATCCCTCCTCCTCTTCTAACAACAGAGCCTTCTCGTTATCGTCCGTTAAGAAGGTGGACGGTCCCGATTCGTTGGATCGGGAGCTTACTTTCACCAAAACCATCCGCAAAATC GGTGCTGGTTTGGAGAATCTCGGGAACACATGTTATCTTAACTCTGTGTTGCAATGTTTGACGTACACTGAGCCTTTAGCTGCTTACCTGCAAGACGTCGCGCATGAGCAACGCT GCCGTGTGGCGGGGTTTTGTGCTTTATGTGCAATGCAGAGGCATGTCAGGATTGCTCTTCAATCTACTGGCAGAAGCTTAGCACCTAAGTATTTGGTCTCTAACCTGCGAT GCGTATCACAAAACTTCAGGAAATGTAGGCAGGAAGATGCACATGAGTACATGATCAATTTGCTGGAGTGTATGCACAAGTGTTGTCTGGCTTCTGGTGTACCAAGTGAATCCTCTGATGCTTACAGGAGCAGCTTGGTACATAAAATTTTTGGTGGTAGCCTCCGTAGTCAG gtGAAATGTGCACAGTGTTCCCATTGTTCCGACAAGTTTGATCCATTTCTTGACCTGAGCCTAGACATTTCGAGGGCGGATTCATTGCAGAGAGCACTTTTACGTTTCACTGCGGTTGAGCTCTTAGATAATGGTTCAAAGGTTTACCAGTGTGAAAGATGCAAGCAGAAAGTTAAGGCTGTTAAACAGCTTACTGTTTTTAAAGCCCCTTCTGTTCTGACTGTACACCTGAAGCGGTTTGAAGCGTATAGATCCGAAAAAATCGACAAGAAAGTCGAGTTTCCCCCTGCGATCGACATGAAACCTTTCGTCAGTGGTCCATAT GAAGGTAATTTGAAGTACACTCTATATGGTGTGTTAGTTCATTGTGGTGGAAGTATCCATTCTGGTCACTACTACTGCTTTGTTCGCACTTCAAGTGGCATGTGGTATTCCCTTGATGATAACGAG GTTATCCAAGCTAGTGAGAAGACTGTGTTCAACCAGAAGGCGTATATGCTTTTCTATGTTCGCGATAGACAAAATACAGCCCCAAAGAATCCAGTTACCGTGGCTAAGAAAGAAACTTCCAAAGAGAGCGTCGCCGTAAACAGAACTTCTTTGATTGTATCTTCTAACAGAAATGATCAAGTTAATGGTTCAACAGTCATCAAAGCATGTAGTTTAAACGCTACTGTTGCCAACGGTACAACACCCTTGAGAGCGTGTGATAAAGGTTCGCCTGCTTGCTTGACCACCCCAAAAGATGTGAATGCGAAAGATCCCCCAAGCAGTGTGGAGGGGAAAGAGATCCTGGAGGGGCAAAATGGTACAGCACCTGTGAAATCAAATGATCAAGGTGCTCCTGCTGTCTTAATTCAAAAAGATAAAGAGAATCCGAAAGATCCCCTGAGCAGTGTGGAGGCAAAAGAGATCCTTAAGATGGAAAATAGTACAGCACCACCCTCGGAATCACGTGATCAAGGTGCTCCTGCTGTCCTTACCCAAAACGAGTTAAGCGTTGTTGCTGCCAATGTTACATCACCCTTGAGGTCATGTGAACAAGGTGCTCCTGCTGTCTTGACTCCAAAAGATTTAAATGCCAAAGAGACTCAGACAAATCCCCCAAGCAGTGTGGAGAGAAAAGAGAACCTTGAGAGACCCTGTGATGTAGGTGCTCCTGTAGTCTTAACTCAGAaagatttaattaataataacaagACCCTTCAGAAGGAAGAGTCACTTCCACAGGCTAATGGGGAAGGATCTTTGGTAAAGGAGGATTCAAAGGCTGCATGCACAATGATGCCAGGAAAGGCTTCTCCTCTCCTGGACGACAGCACAAACACTCAAATTCTTGTGAATTTGCCTACTTCTCTGGGTAAAGCTGAAAATAGCGTTGACGAGAAGAAATCTGCTAATAATTTGAACGAGTCTGACACTTCACTTAAG GTTAAAAATGATAATTCACCTATGGAAGAAGCTGTTCTTGATAATCAGACTTTGGTACATCAGTCGGATGAATCGGCAACAGAATCAATAAAGCAAACTTCTGTTGAGGAGACCTTCACCACACCAAGAAAGACTCGCAAGCGTAACATGAAAACCGTGCAGGTGGGGTTATCATCTTTCAAGCTGGCACTTGGCGTTCGCAAAAAAAGGGGAAGATCAAGAACCTTAGCTGTTAAGGGTACTTCGGAGTCCAAGAAAAGAGCTACAGATCTAGAGCGTTCCACTCCACTGATTACTAGCAAAGCTGCTTCTTCTGGCTCTGCTTACAAGCATGGGAAGGGTAAAAGTGTCAGTGTCGATAATGAAAGGATAATGACTAGTAATGGGAATATGCTGCTTGCCTCTCCAATCGTAGAGCTGAAGGAGAGAACTAATCAAAATGGTGCCGTTCTTGCGTCAGACCAACAACAACCGTTGAAGAGTTCGGACTTGTCTGAAGCAAGCCAAAACGCCAAAAGAAAGAGAGACAATTCAAAAGAAGAACAAATATTGTCACAGAAAGAACAGGTGACCATTCTCACGAGGGGTTTGCCAGAGACCGTTg TTGCCAAATGGGACGAGGAAGTTTCAGCTTCTAAGAAGATGGGAAGTAGTGAAGGCACGAGAATTGGATATGTAGCAGATGAATG GGATGAAGAATATGACAGAgggaagaaaaagaagatacgGATCAAAGAGGAGATGTATGTAGGGCCGAACCCGTTCCAGGCGTTTGCATCGAAGAAACAACAAACGGATACAAAGAAGAAATGGTCACAAGGCAGGAATACTGCAAAGACAGGCTTCCGGATATGA